A DNA window from Drosophila biarmipes strain raj3 chromosome 2R, RU_DBia_V1.1, whole genome shotgun sequence contains the following coding sequences:
- the LOC108030237 gene encoding uncharacterized protein LOC108030237 isoform X1 — MDLVEGFYFISFILIFLFLIRAYICPNNKWKCVCCLQYRPELDRQGNVFSVPEEPSANRYGDIFFIEPGSVEANRIRDQLEKDEKDLPSYDEVMRMCNLTTPTAAAAGTPLPLSPLGEPVAGPIGIAALPAPPYSETDPHAPTAAATVIAMEPMEPSTSRAAQIPPSSGSGPPAPSPSTTTV; from the exons ATGGATCTCGTGGAGGGCTTTTACTTCATATCCTTTATTCTGATATTCCTTTTTTTGATAAGG GCCTATATCTGCCCCAACAACAAGTGGAAGTGCGTGTGCTGCCTGCAATATAGGCCGGAATTGG ACCGCCAGGGCAATGTGTTCAGTGTGCCGGAGGAGCCTTCTGCCAACCGCTACGGCGACATATTCTTCATTGAGCCCGGCAGCGTGGAGGCCAACCGCATCCGCGATCAGCTGGAGAAGGATGAGAAGGATCTGCCCAGCTATGACGAGGTGATGCGCATGTGCAACCTGACCACGCCCACAGCTGCGGCAGCGGGGACGCCCCTTCCGCTGTCCCCGCTGGGCGAACCCGTTGCCGGGCCCATTGGGATTGCGGCACTGCCGGCTCCTCCGTACTCGGAGACAGATCCACATGCACCCACCGCAGCAGCCACTGTCATCGCAATGGAACCTATGGAGCCATCCACCTCCCGAGCCGCACAGATCCCACCCAGCTCCGGTTCCGGCCCACCTGCTCCTTCGCCGTCCACGACAACGGTGTGA
- the LOC108030237 gene encoding uncharacterized protein LOC108030237 isoform X11: MYVEFWFFGFVVLIVVSLAARECYLFVKLKIDEWNMRVHARLLRHEMMLRLAMEAVLQEPEKHRFRGFRCRECFGGGRVPRPPGQCVQCAGGAFCQPLRRHILH; this comes from the exons ATGTATGTGGAATTCTGGTTCTTTGGCTTCGTAGTGCTGATTGTGGTGTCACTTGCCGCGCGG GAGTGCTACCTGTTTGTCAAGTTGAAGATCGACGAGTGGAACATGCGGGTTCACGCCCGCCTCCTGCGCCACGAGATGATGTTGCGCCTGGCCATGGAGG CTGTGCTACAAGAGCCGGAGAAACATCGATTCCGGGGATTTCGATGCCGAGAGTGTTTCGGTGGGGGTCGAGTCCCCAG ACCGCCAGGGCAATGTGTTCAGTGTGCCGGAGGAGCCTTCTGCCAACCGCTACGGCGACATATTCTTCATTGA
- the LOC108030237 gene encoding uncharacterized protein LOC108030237 isoform X6, whose product MYVEFWFFGFVVLIVVSLAARECYLFVKLKIDEWNMRVHARLLRHEMMLRLAMEDRQGNVFSVPEEPSANRYGDIFFIEPGSVEANRIRDQLEKDEKDLPSYDEVMRMCNLTTPTAAAAGTPLPLSPLGEPVAGPIGIAALPAPPYSETDPHAPTAAATVIAMEPMEPSTSRAAQIPPSSGSGPPAPSPSTTTV is encoded by the exons ATGTATGTGGAATTCTGGTTCTTTGGCTTCGTAGTGCTGATTGTGGTGTCACTTGCCGCGCGG GAGTGCTACCTGTTTGTCAAGTTGAAGATCGACGAGTGGAACATGCGGGTTCACGCCCGCCTCCTGCGCCACGAGATGATGTTGCGCCTGGCCATGGAGG ACCGCCAGGGCAATGTGTTCAGTGTGCCGGAGGAGCCTTCTGCCAACCGCTACGGCGACATATTCTTCATTGAGCCCGGCAGCGTGGAGGCCAACCGCATCCGCGATCAGCTGGAGAAGGATGAGAAGGATCTGCCCAGCTATGACGAGGTGATGCGCATGTGCAACCTGACCACGCCCACAGCTGCGGCAGCGGGGACGCCCCTTCCGCTGTCCCCGCTGGGCGAACCCGTTGCCGGGCCCATTGGGATTGCGGCACTGCCGGCTCCTCCGTACTCGGAGACAGATCCACATGCACCCACCGCAGCAGCCACTGTCATCGCAATGGAACCTATGGAGCCATCCACCTCCCGAGCCGCACAGATCCCACCCAGCTCCGGTTCCGGCCCACCTGCTCCTTCGCCGTCCACGACAACGGTGTGA
- the LOC108030237 gene encoding uncharacterized protein LOC108030237 isoform X3, with protein MNEQLAFYVFLRKLPPVQVNPSPTRLRSLLSRHGSDRHILHNSGVFPGLCYRQGNVFSVPEEPSANRYGDIFFIEPGSVEANRIRDQLEKDEKDLPSYDEVMRMCNLTTPTAAAAGTPLPLSPLGEPVAGPIGIAALPAPPYSETDPHAPTAAATVIAMEPMEPSTSRAAQIPPSSGSGPPAPSPSTTTV; from the exons ATGAACGAGCAACTCGCATTCTACGTCTTTCTTCGCAAATTACCACCAGTCCAAGTTAATCCATCGCCTACTCGACTCCGCTCACTGCTCTCGAGACATGGAAGTGATCGACATATTCTACATAACTCTGGTGTTTTTCCTGGTCTTTGTT ACCGCCAGGGCAATGTGTTCAGTGTGCCGGAGGAGCCTTCTGCCAACCGCTACGGCGACATATTCTTCATTGAGCCCGGCAGCGTGGAGGCCAACCGCATCCGCGATCAGCTGGAGAAGGATGAGAAGGATCTGCCCAGCTATGACGAGGTGATGCGCATGTGCAACCTGACCACGCCCACAGCTGCGGCAGCGGGGACGCCCCTTCCGCTGTCCCCGCTGGGCGAACCCGTTGCCGGGCCCATTGGGATTGCGGCACTGCCGGCTCCTCCGTACTCGGAGACAGATCCACATGCACCCACCGCAGCAGCCACTGTCATCGCAATGGAACCTATGGAGCCATCCACCTCCCGAGCCGCACAGATCCCACCCAGCTCCGGTTCCGGCCCACCTGCTCCTTCGCCGTCCACGACAACGGTGTGA
- the LOC108030237 gene encoding uncharacterized protein LOC108030237 isoform X9, with the protein MEVIDIFYITLVFFLVFVLCYKSRRNIDSGDFDAESVSVGVESPDRQGNVFSVPEEPSANRYGDIFFIEPGSVEANRIRDQLEKDEKDLPSYDEVMRMCNLTTPTAAAAGTPLPLSPLGEPVAGPIGIAALPAPPYSETDPHAPTAAATVIAMEPMEPSTSRAAQIPPSSGSGPPAPSPSTTTV; encoded by the exons ATGGAAGTGATCGACATATTCTACATAACTCTGGTGTTTTTCCTGGTCTTTGTT CTGTGCTACAAGAGCCGGAGAAACATCGATTCCGGGGATTTCGATGCCGAGAGTGTTTCGGTGGGGGTCGAGTCCCCAG ACCGCCAGGGCAATGTGTTCAGTGTGCCGGAGGAGCCTTCTGCCAACCGCTACGGCGACATATTCTTCATTGAGCCCGGCAGCGTGGAGGCCAACCGCATCCGCGATCAGCTGGAGAAGGATGAGAAGGATCTGCCCAGCTATGACGAGGTGATGCGCATGTGCAACCTGACCACGCCCACAGCTGCGGCAGCGGGGACGCCCCTTCCGCTGTCCCCGCTGGGCGAACCCGTTGCCGGGCCCATTGGGATTGCGGCACTGCCGGCTCCTCCGTACTCGGAGACAGATCCACATGCACCCACCGCAGCAGCCACTGTCATCGCAATGGAACCTATGGAGCCATCCACCTCCCGAGCCGCACAGATCCCACCCAGCTCCGGTTCCGGCCCACCTGCTCCTTCGCCGTCCACGACAACGGTGTGA
- the LOC108030237 gene encoding uncharacterized protein LOC108030237 isoform X2 — MPYYAFMMVGWFLIISIVSILIRACCLCARQKTPSQTTSSGRGPGRGPGPGPGENPANRQPGRVLQSFRIDPAGVSLNTDRQGNVFSVPEEPSANRYGDIFFIEPGSVEANRIRDQLEKDEKDLPSYDEVMRMCNLTTPTAAAAGTPLPLSPLGEPVAGPIGIAALPAPPYSETDPHAPTAAATVIAMEPMEPSTSRAAQIPPSSGSGPPAPSPSTTTV; from the exons ATGCCCTATTACGCTTTTATGATGGTTGGCTGGTTCCTCATAATCTCAATTGTGTCAATTTTGATTCGA GCTTGTTGCCTCTGCGCCAGGCAGAAAACTCCTAGTCAAACTACCTCAAGTGGTCGCGGTCCAGGTAGAggtcctggtcctggtcctggtGAAAATCCAGCCAACCGGCAGCCAGGAAGGGTGCTCCAGAGCTTCCGAATCGATCCGGCAGGAGTCAGCTTGAACACAG ACCGCCAGGGCAATGTGTTCAGTGTGCCGGAGGAGCCTTCTGCCAACCGCTACGGCGACATATTCTTCATTGAGCCCGGCAGCGTGGAGGCCAACCGCATCCGCGATCAGCTGGAGAAGGATGAGAAGGATCTGCCCAGCTATGACGAGGTGATGCGCATGTGCAACCTGACCACGCCCACAGCTGCGGCAGCGGGGACGCCCCTTCCGCTGTCCCCGCTGGGCGAACCCGTTGCCGGGCCCATTGGGATTGCGGCACTGCCGGCTCCTCCGTACTCGGAGACAGATCCACATGCACCCACCGCAGCAGCCACTGTCATCGCAATGGAACCTATGGAGCCATCCACCTCCCGAGCCGCACAGATCCCACCCAGCTCCGGTTCCGGCCCACCTGCTCCTTCGCCGTCCACGACAACGGTGTGA
- the LOC108030237 gene encoding uncharacterized protein LOC108030237 isoform X13, whose amino-acid sequence MGDQFRWCEFGVLLLLFLLILYFSVSRCVAEKRRRRSPVSPPLSRFVSSCPSSPGMSSRLSWTADRQGNVFSVPEEPSANRYGDIFFIEPGSVEANRIRDQLEKDEKDLPSYDEVMRMCNLTTPTAAAAGTPLPLSPLGEPVAGPIGIAALPAPPYSETDPHAPTAAATVIAMEPMEPSTSRAAQIPPSSGSGPPAPSPSTTTV is encoded by the exons ATGGGTGATCAGTTCCGCTGGTGCGAGTTCGGtgtcctgctgctcctcttccTGCTGATTCTTTACTTTTCTGTCAGT AGATGTGTGGCCGAGAAGCGCCGCAGGAGATCGCCGGTTAGCCCGCCCCTGAGCAGATTCGTTTCCTCGTGCCCCTCGTCGCCGGGAATGAGTAGTCGACTCAGCTGGACGGCAG ACCGCCAGGGCAATGTGTTCAGTGTGCCGGAGGAGCCTTCTGCCAACCGCTACGGCGACATATTCTTCATTGAGCCCGGCAGCGTGGAGGCCAACCGCATCCGCGATCAGCTGGAGAAGGATGAGAAGGATCTGCCCAGCTATGACGAGGTGATGCGCATGTGCAACCTGACCACGCCCACAGCTGCGGCAGCGGGGACGCCCCTTCCGCTGTCCCCGCTGGGCGAACCCGTTGCCGGGCCCATTGGGATTGCGGCACTGCCGGCTCCTCCGTACTCGGAGACAGATCCACATGCACCCACCGCAGCAGCCACTGTCATCGCAATGGAACCTATGGAGCCATCCACCTCCCGAGCCGCACAGATCCCACCCAGCTCCGGTTCCGGCCCACCTGCTCCTTCGCCGTCCACGACAACGGTGTGA
- the LOC108030237 gene encoding uncharacterized protein LOC108030237 isoform X5 encodes MDFFVFYVGLFFVLFLIMPMVYFLLQCCGTSPRGFQDPVRERRRRQRQQRQRRLVAIDRQGNVFSVPEEPSANRYGDIFFIEPGSVEANRIRDQLEKDEKDLPSYDEVMRMCNLTTPTAAAAGTPLPLSPLGEPVAGPIGIAALPAPPYSETDPHAPTAAATVIAMEPMEPSTSRAAQIPPSSGSGPPAPSPSTTTV; translated from the exons ATGGATTTCTTTGTCTTTTATGTGGGGCTGTTCTTCGTCTTATTCCTGATCATGCCCATGGTCTACTTCCTCCTGCAG TGCTGTGGGACCAGTCCCCGGGGATTTCAGGATCCGGTAAGGGAACGACGCCGACGACAACGTCAACAACGCCAGCGGCGCTTGGTCGCCATCG ACCGCCAGGGCAATGTGTTCAGTGTGCCGGAGGAGCCTTCTGCCAACCGCTACGGCGACATATTCTTCATTGAGCCCGGCAGCGTGGAGGCCAACCGCATCCGCGATCAGCTGGAGAAGGATGAGAAGGATCTGCCCAGCTATGACGAGGTGATGCGCATGTGCAACCTGACCACGCCCACAGCTGCGGCAGCGGGGACGCCCCTTCCGCTGTCCCCGCTGGGCGAACCCGTTGCCGGGCCCATTGGGATTGCGGCACTGCCGGCTCCTCCGTACTCGGAGACAGATCCACATGCACCCACCGCAGCAGCCACTGTCATCGCAATGGAACCTATGGAGCCATCCACCTCCCGAGCCGCACAGATCCCACCCAGCTCCGGTTCCGGCCCACCTGCTCCTTCGCCGTCCACGACAACGGTGTGA
- the LOC108030237 gene encoding uncharacterized protein LOC108030237 isoform X4 has product MDFFVFYVGLFFVLFLIMPMVYFLLQCTLWIILNKCCGTSPRGFQDPVRERRRRQRQQRQRRLVAIDRQGNVFSVPEEPSANRYGDIFFIEPGSVEANRIRDQLEKDEKDLPSYDEVMRMCNLTTPTAAAAGTPLPLSPLGEPVAGPIGIAALPAPPYSETDPHAPTAAATVIAMEPMEPSTSRAAQIPPSSGSGPPAPSPSTTTV; this is encoded by the exons ATGGATTTCTTTGTCTTTTATGTGGGGCTGTTCTTCGTCTTATTCCTGATCATGCCCATGGTCTACTTCCTCCTGCAG TGTACTCTTTGGATTATTCTGAACAAGTGCTGTGGGACCAGTCCCCGGGGATTTCAGGATCCGGTAAGGGAACGACGCCGACGACAACGTCAACAACGCCAGCGGCGCTTGGTCGCCATCG ACCGCCAGGGCAATGTGTTCAGTGTGCCGGAGGAGCCTTCTGCCAACCGCTACGGCGACATATTCTTCATTGAGCCCGGCAGCGTGGAGGCCAACCGCATCCGCGATCAGCTGGAGAAGGATGAGAAGGATCTGCCCAGCTATGACGAGGTGATGCGCATGTGCAACCTGACCACGCCCACAGCTGCGGCAGCGGGGACGCCCCTTCCGCTGTCCCCGCTGGGCGAACCCGTTGCCGGGCCCATTGGGATTGCGGCACTGCCGGCTCCTCCGTACTCGGAGACAGATCCACATGCACCCACCGCAGCAGCCACTGTCATCGCAATGGAACCTATGGAGCCATCCACCTCCCGAGCCGCACAGATCCCACCCAGCTCCGGTTCCGGCCCACCTGCTCCTTCGCCGTCCACGACAACGGTGTGA
- the LOC108030237 gene encoding uncharacterized protein LOC108030237 isoform X8: MDASTLVNFFVLLLIGFVAYAALQFAVIWIVKFCCSRRRNSRFEMYRQGNVFSVPEEPSANRYGDIFFIEPGSVEANRIRDQLEKDEKDLPSYDEVMRMCNLTTPTAAAAGTPLPLSPLGEPVAGPIGIAALPAPPYSETDPHAPTAAATVIAMEPMEPSTSRAAQIPPSSGSGPPAPSPSTTTV; the protein is encoded by the exons ATGGATGCCAGTACCCTGGTTAATTTCTTCGTACTCCTGCTGATCGGCTTCGTGGCCTATGCGGCCCTACAG TTCGCTGTTATTTGGATCGTGAAATTCTGCTGCTCCCGACGTCGAAACTCCCGCTTTGAGATGT ACCGCCAGGGCAATGTGTTCAGTGTGCCGGAGGAGCCTTCTGCCAACCGCTACGGCGACATATTCTTCATTGAGCCCGGCAGCGTGGAGGCCAACCGCATCCGCGATCAGCTGGAGAAGGATGAGAAGGATCTGCCCAGCTATGACGAGGTGATGCGCATGTGCAACCTGACCACGCCCACAGCTGCGGCAGCGGGGACGCCCCTTCCGCTGTCCCCGCTGGGCGAACCCGTTGCCGGGCCCATTGGGATTGCGGCACTGCCGGCTCCTCCGTACTCGGAGACAGATCCACATGCACCCACCGCAGCAGCCACTGTCATCGCAATGGAACCTATGGAGCCATCCACCTCCCGAGCCGCACAGATCCCACCCAGCTCCGGTTCCGGCCCACCTGCTCCTTCGCCGTCCACGACAACGGTGTGA
- the LOC108030237 gene encoding uncharacterized protein LOC108030237 isoform X12 has product MHGSEPTFEWDSSFGLHVAIYMALVFVFFCLIPLACYYIRVESQTLAKLCHPRCRRQQRPRPGQSQRIHQRYDIGIDRQGNVFSVPEEPSANRYGDIFFIEPGSVEANRIRDQLEKDEKDLPSYDEVMRMCNLTTPTAAAAGTPLPLSPLGEPVAGPIGIAALPAPPYSETDPHAPTAAATVIAMEPMEPSTSRAAQIPPSSGSGPPAPSPSTTTV; this is encoded by the exons ATGCACGGATCGGAGCCCACGTTTGAGTGGGACAGCAGCTTCGGCCTGCACGTGGCCATCTACATGGCACTGGTCTTCGTCTTCTTCTGCCTGATCCCCCTGGCCTGCTACTACATCCGCGTGGAGAGCCAAACTCTGGCCAAGCTCTGCCATCCGCGATGTCGACGCCAGCAGAGGCCGAGGCCGGGGCAGAGCCAGAGGATCCATCAGCGATACGACATCGGAATTG ACCGCCAGGGCAATGTGTTCAGTGTGCCGGAGGAGCCTTCTGCCAACCGCTACGGCGACATATTCTTCATTGAGCCCGGCAGCGTGGAGGCCAACCGCATCCGCGATCAGCTGGAGAAGGATGAGAAGGATCTGCCCAGCTATGACGAGGTGATGCGCATGTGCAACCTGACCACGCCCACAGCTGCGGCAGCGGGGACGCCCCTTCCGCTGTCCCCGCTGGGCGAACCCGTTGCCGGGCCCATTGGGATTGCGGCACTGCCGGCTCCTCCGTACTCGGAGACAGATCCACATGCACCCACCGCAGCAGCCACTGTCATCGCAATGGAACCTATGGAGCCATCCACCTCCCGAGCCGCACAGATCCCACCCAGCTCCGGTTCCGGCCCACCTGCTCCTTCGCCGTCCACGACAACGGTGTGA
- the LOC108030237 gene encoding uncharacterized protein LOC108030237 isoform X10: MGLTANLSVALGFVFAIFAVAQLIYLAKRMHDSMARNRRQILADRQGNVFSVPEEPSANRYGDIFFIEPGSVEANRIRDQLEKDEKDLPSYDEVMRMCNLTTPTAAAAGTPLPLSPLGEPVAGPIGIAALPAPPYSETDPHAPTAAATVIAMEPMEPSTSRAAQIPPSSGSGPPAPSPSTTTV; the protein is encoded by the exons ATGGGGCTGACAGCTAACCTGAGCGTGGCACTGGGCTTTGTGTTTGCCATATTCGCCGTGGCCCAGCTGATATAC CTGGCAAAGCGCATGCACGACTCCATGGCTCGAAATCGTCGTCAAATACTAGCTG ACCGCCAGGGCAATGTGTTCAGTGTGCCGGAGGAGCCTTCTGCCAACCGCTACGGCGACATATTCTTCATTGAGCCCGGCAGCGTGGAGGCCAACCGCATCCGCGATCAGCTGGAGAAGGATGAGAAGGATCTGCCCAGCTATGACGAGGTGATGCGCATGTGCAACCTGACCACGCCCACAGCTGCGGCAGCGGGGACGCCCCTTCCGCTGTCCCCGCTGGGCGAACCCGTTGCCGGGCCCATTGGGATTGCGGCACTGCCGGCTCCTCCGTACTCGGAGACAGATCCACATGCACCCACCGCAGCAGCCACTGTCATCGCAATGGAACCTATGGAGCCATCCACCTCCCGAGCCGCACAGATCCCACCCAGCTCCGGTTCCGGCCCACCTGCTCCTTCGCCGTCCACGACAACGGTGTGA
- the LOC108030236 gene encoding solute carrier family 35 member F5: MLGRTQKLLLGISILILVDVVWVSSSELTKFLYNEANFDKPFFCTYFKTSMFSIYLLVIGILAPWKESCERQNGNYAMMEQNADDENYYSNQAVLGDPTYVPIRSPHLGAPANNATSNSLSGTESDDSSVRSVRFSKMAEVREMSAHEATDALMARLSYAASLRIRRQKTHHKTAKTALLFCLLWFVANYFFQLALEMDETAMITLVSSTSSFFIICLAAVFPSASGDKLTITKVIAVAMNIGGVVAITMNDLHDTKMTRGVLLALFSAFFYAAYLVFVKRKSDTEEKVDIPLFFGFVGLWNLLLLWPIFFILHFTKIETFELPSQGQFALLFLNGLVGTVLAEALWLWGCFLTSSLIGTLAMSLQIPLAIMFDVLLKNKPYSPMFYMGSVPIFVALVFVSLLMRNDDSDPLMKLFRIVYRKVCRCHKPSIVRVNDDEQQESLISNSD, translated from the exons ATGCTGGGTCGCACACAAAAACTCCTGTTAGGCATATCTATACTGATACTGGTCGACGTGGTTTGGGTCTCCTCCAGCGAGCTAACAAAG TTTCTGTACAATGAGGCCAACTTCGACAAGCCCTTCTTCTGCACATACTTCAAAACATCCATGTTCAGCATTTACCTGCTGGTCATTGGCATCCTGGCTCCCTGGAAAGAGTCCTGCGAGCGGCAGAATGGAAACTATGCT ATGATGGAGCAGAATGCAGACGACGAGAATTATTACTCCAATCAGGCagttttg GGAGATCCTACCTATGTGCCCATTAGATCGCCCCACTTGGGAGCCCCAGCCAATAATGCCACCTCAAACTCCCTGTCCGGCACTGAAAGCGATGACTCCAGCGTGAGGAGTGTGCGTTTTAGCAAGATGGCCGAGGTCCGGGAGATGTCCGCCCACGAAGCCACCGACGCTTTGATGGCCAGGCTCTCCTATGCCGCCAGTTTGAGAATTAGGCGGCAAAAGACCCACCACAAGACTGCCAAGACCGCCCTGCTCTTTTGCCTACTCTGGTTCGTCGCTAATTACTTCTTTCAGTTGGCCCTGGAAATGGACGAGACGGCCATGATAACGCTGGTCAGCTCAACGTCGTCGTTCTTTATTATCTGCCTGGCGGCCGTGTTTCCCTCGGCTTCGGGTGACAAGCTGACCATCACCAAGGTGATTGCGGTGGCCATGAACATTGGCGGCGTGGTGGCCATCACCATGAACGACCTGCACGACACAAAGATGACGCGAGGCGTCCTGTTGGCCCTGTTCAGTGCTTTCTTCTATGCCGCCTATCTGGTTTTCGTAAAGCGAAAAAGCGATACGGAGGAAAAGGTCGATATACCTTTGTTTTTCG GTTTTGTGGGGCTGTGGAATCTGCTCCTATTGTGGCCGATTTTCTTCATTCTGCACTTCACCAAAATTGAAACCTTTGAGCTGCCCAGTCAAGGGCAGTTTGCCCTTTTGTTCCTCAACGGATTGGTGGGCACTGTTCTGGCAGAGGCCCTTTGGCTGTGGGGCTGCTTCCTGACCTCCTCCCTGATTGGCACGCTGGCCATGTCGCTGCAGATTCCGCTGGCCATCATGTTCGATGTCCTGCTCAAGAACAAGCCATATTCGCCGATGTTCTACATGGGCTCGGTACCCATATTCGTGGCCCTGGTTTTCGTATCGCTGCTGATGCGAAACGACGATTCTGATCCGCTCATGAAGCTGTTTAGGATTGTATACAGAAAGGTCTGCCGCTGCCATAAGCCAAGCATTGTTAG GGTCAACGACGACGAGCAGCAGGAGTCGCTGATAAGTAACAGCGATTAA